From the Papaver somniferum cultivar HN1 chromosome 2, ASM357369v1, whole genome shotgun sequence genome, the window GTCCGACCTATTAATGGAAACATGCACTCAGTCTAAGACTCTGTTGTGCAATATAAAATTGCAAACAACTGGACAAGCTCAAGTTTTCATTTTATGAATCTAAAGATAGGGAACATACCCATTCTCCTGAGTAGGTATGTCATGGGGACACTCAAAAGTCCAAGAAGCTGTGTTTATGTCTTCGCCACTTTTATCTTTTACTTCATCCATGTAATATCTAGCCTAAAACcacaaacaacaaaaacagaatcgGTATTTTACCAGTTAAGTTCGCTAAAAGTTTTTTGCATCAAATCCACATTTATATATCCTGAACACGCACCAGGGCTTCAAGAACTTGGTAATCAATGcctttgagtgaatcaaaatactGAAACTTCTGATCCTTCTTATTGATAACAGCCAAGCACCAATGTAGGTTTTTGATGATAGGTACAAATATCTGCAACAGTAAAACTGATCCTTGGTTGGAAGACTAACCAATAAGCAATTAGAAAAGTTCAAAATGAAAAGAATGAAGCAATACGGTGCGTAGCAGTTTTACCTTGTCGCATTCAAGAAGGTGGTATCCTATCTTCTTTAGAGTAGTCCATCTTCTGACAGCTTTGAAGTCATAACCATCCCTCGCACTAATTAGCTGAAGAGAACACGAATTTACCAACACCATTGATGAATAAGAACAATAGATAGCCAACCAAAAATGCAGGAGAGAATAACAGGAAGCCGACCTTCTTATAGAAAAACGTGTTGAAGAAATGACACTTCAAAAACTTTTTTGGTTCTCTTTGTTCCCTCTCCTTCAACAATCCGAAGTAGACATTAATGACCTACATTCAAGGAAATAAACGCATATTAAGGAAGTATGTTAAATTCATGAATCTGGACACTTGAGAGTTCTTCCACTTATGTTTCCATTAAAAGCATATTCCAGGAGAGAATCATAAGTATAAGGAACTCAGACACTCGGGTATTTCGTTGCAAATAAGGTATAACCAAaaccaaaaggaacaaaagtcACCTCATCATTCAACCAACCACGTGGTTTCAAGCACTGCAAAATTTGGCCTGTAATTTCAATATTAGAATGCTGATGCGCAACCAAGATCTTCTGCCTACAAAAGGAAAGTCAAACACAACTAAATCATTAGATGAGAATATCAGCCCCCAACTTGCTAAGATTTTAGATGAGAATAGAAACCCAAGCTAAGATTTTAAATTCTCGCAACCTAACATACCAATCAGCAAGAATTCCACTTAAAACAAATTTAACATCCAATTCCACTTAAAACAAATTTAACATCCAGCATTTCATCTTAGTCATTTTTGTTTAAGTCTTTTGTAAACAcaattttgtatttgtttgaGCTTTTCTTATTAATAAAATTTGTGATTCAGCCAAAAAAAAATCTTACCTATTGACTCTAGCAAAGGCAATAGACACTTGATTCTGTTCAGCCTCCGTGAGTGGAGCAAAAAGCTCACTGAATCCCTCCTGAAATGAGAACACAAAACGAGTTAGCAAAAGCACTATTTCAAGCCAACTTCTCACAAAAATCTCAGTCACAATGCAAGTGAGCAATAGTTTACCTCTTGTTTATTTAGAGGTTCCTTTGCAATTATTAACCTTTCCCGAACTTCGGAGGTTAAGTTATTCACATCCAGCTTTTGCTTCTCTGCAGACTCGTGCCCCTTTCTGCATGAACGCAGACTCCACTCCACACTCAGACCAGTAAAGAGTAAACCCCGGCTTCGATTATCAGTACAATTTGCATATTTTCTATGCAACGAAGAATCAGTACTTCCAGCAGACACTGGTGTTCTCTGCAGTGAATCTTCGTCTAAACTTGAAGCTTCAGAAATTACATCCTTCTTAGAAGAACTCCGAGTTTCAAAATCACTCTTTCTCAAATACCGAAAAGTATCAAGAGCTGAACTCTTAGCCTGCTCATACCGATGAATCAGCATCATCTTATACTGATTTTCCTGTGAGAAAGTGTTTGTAACGACATCCGGTGATCGGCGAAATTTGTGGTTCCGACAAGGGCCATGAATTTCTCTCTTAATACTTTGAGTAGGTTTTGGGTACTGATCGATTCTTGAAATGCTGTTCCTACTTCTACTACTACTAGTAGTAGTACTCCTTAAAGAATCAGGAGTCATATATTGTTCCTGATTGATGTACATTATGAGTGATGATAGTCACCACGCTACCAATCTCTATCTAGGGCATCCAGTTACACTCTTAGAAGTCTGTGTAATGATACCGAAATCCCTAAATTTGAGACGTTTCTAATCTGATTGTCACAAAACCACCAAAGATTTCTAGAATTTCTTTTTGGTGTTTGAGCGATTAGATCTTTACCCTAATTTCTCAAAAATCTCTAATTTTTCCCGCCTATGAGAAAATGAAAAGAACTGGGAAATTTAGAAATatcttgattatttttttatttttttttgtaagttaatGCATTCCAAAAGACTAACTTAGGAGTTAGTATCCTTGCAGCACGAAGAGTAGAGCCATCGGATGTTAGGTTATTGGAAGCTTTCCtaacatttgatttatctacttccATAGCATAGTTAATACAAGACGGAGGATTAGTTCTCCAATTTAAGAACAGGATTTAGCTTCTTTTGCTAATACGTCTGCTACATTGTTTGCAGTTCTAGGTActaaataaaaacccaaaaaaatttgacacttgaaatttttttttccttaactTCATCCATAATGGCTCTATTCCGCCAACTTATCTGAGAAGCTTTCCCATTTAAGTAACCGAACATATTCATACAATCGCCTTCCACTGTGAAATTTGACAAGCCTTTTTCAACTGCCCAGTTAACACTTTGTAGTAGTCCTATGGCTTCCGCTTTTTCAGGGGAAGATGCTGTGAACGGTCCTGCCCTGCCAAGCTCGAAGTCTCCTACATCATTCCtaagaattaaagaaaaacctgCAGGAAAATCTAAGGAAATCCAAGCAGCATCAATATTAAGCTTGAACTGTGAAGTGTTAGGCAGAGACCAGTTTTGTATCTTCAATTTACCCTTAATGAACTGTGTTGGTGGCATGTTACTCTTGTACCAGAAGTCTAAAAATCTTTGTATTTCTAAGCCTAATGGAGTTttagtttgttgtttttgttcaaaGACTCTGTTGCATCTctctttccaaatgaaccaagcTTTTGTCAAGATTATTTCAATAGGTATCCCAGAATCTAGTCTCCTTATCCATGTTTTGCAAATTTCTAAGAAAGAGGATGTGTTGTCTGGATTAACATAAATAAGATTTGGCTCTATAGCCCAAACAGATTTGGCATAAGGACAAGTAATCAGAAGATGTTCTATTGTTTCAGATGTATTACAGCCAAAGGAGCAGTTAGGATGTACATCCTCCATAAATTTAGAAAGTTAGCGCCTTGTAAACATTTCCAAgcaaaatttttgattttttgtgaCACATTGAGTTTCCACAAATTATTCCAAAAAGTAGCAGGTTGTCCTAAGTTATAGaggtttgttgttctttcagTGAGTTTATTGTACATGGATTTTACTGTATAAACACCAGAGGTAGTGAGAAGCCATCTCAGAGTATCTGGTTTGTTACTAGCTATTCTGATATTAATGATTTTCTGAGCTATGTGTGCAGGGAAGATTTCAAAAATTAAAGTTAAATTCCACTTCTTTGAAAATGAATATTTTCCTTTTCTCTGAATGCAAATAATTtctttgaaacaaaaaaaatcgTCTTTTTGTAGTTATTTCCTTGGAATATACAAACATTTTCCTCCCGATGAACATAGCTGCTAATAGGAGTATAAGTGTGCTTGGGGGTGTAGCTTTCCAAAGGTACAAGATATTTTATCTTATACATATTCCCTCTATTtttaaaaaataggctggtttgtgtgcaaatttacacacaaacaagCCTATTATTTAGAAACGGAGAGAGTAATTTGGTACATCTCCAAATAAACCGACCCCTACCAGCAATCTTGCAGATAAAAGCTTTTTGCTATTTCTTTCCTTGTCAAAccaatattttatttttgatgaagTGTACTGCAAAGAGAAGACAGAGTATGTAGAAACAAAATTTAAAGGAGAGGGAGGGAATTAGATActccttttcatttttttcttctctttaagTACACTAACAACATGTTTGTTTTCTCCTCTATATAGATAGAGGGCTCTACATAGAGGTTTACCTCTATATTTATATATGAATACCACTATCTAGAGCCTTCAAAATTTATGTTTGTTTAACCATTATCTAATAACTCTttatttagatttaaatttatatGTTTCACTCTTTGCCCTTATACAATTCAAAAATTCCAAGAATCATTCTAAATTAACATTttcaaaaattcaatttttttttcaacaaaCAAACAGTTACACGGATAAAGTGAAATACAAACTAATAAAAGACCAAACCAAACCCCCCTTCATCGTGACCTGCACTTCCTCAACAACCACAGTAGCATTGTATACCCTAACAAGTAGATCCAATGCAGTCGTAACCTGATCACGTAATTCATGCATAAAAGTACGATCTTGTGGTTCAAATACATGTTGTGTAGCTGATGCTGCACTTTCTCTATTCATTTCAATATTGTTGTTCACTTCCACCCCAACATCTTCAAACCGCCGAAATAATTCATCATTCAACCTAATGCGTCTAAGGAAATTATGTATACCCATGGTTGCAACAACTAATACTTTTAGGAGGTAAAACTAAACCTGCGCATTTTTCCCAAAATGGGAAATCTTGCCTTCAAAACACCGAAAGCTCTTTCAATCACATTCCTAAATTGAGAGTGTGCCTGATTGAATTTTTCCTTCTTCGTTCGAGGGCGACCACCACGTCAAAAATATCTTAACCAGTATCTTGTGTTCCTGTAAGGAGTCATAAAACCCTTTGTATGCGTATATGATGCATCGCACAAGTAATACGTATCTGCAAAATAACAACATATAACAAGATATACAACATCACGGGTTTGggtaaaaacaacaacaaaaaatacagAGATAGAAAGATATACGACAATGATAATTTAGCTAGTTTAGCTACTGCCTAGACGAGGGTTTGGGTTTTTAGGGTTACACTCCAACTTTCAAAGTCTTCTAACTCTGGTTGTAACTTCACACAAAAGGGAACTAGTTTAGCTACTGCTTTCGCATGTGGTCAACAATtggtcaacaaaaaaaaatcataggaTCTGTCAAGAACAATTGCCATAGTGTTTCATTTCATGTGCAACACCTTCCCATCCGCTAACTACATAAATAAATTTCATGTCGAAATCACATATTGCCAACACATTTTGATAATACTCACCCCCGCCTCTTCCTCGGAAAGGAGTTTTCCTTTCTAGTGGAACAACTGCATGAATTAAAGTACCATCTAATgcgccaacaacacctttaaacGAACCTTTCCTAAGTTTACTGTAGTTTCGAATCTGTTCTACAGGTACAGGTGCTTCCCATGATGGCGCCGCCACAATTTCCTTGGAAAATTCAAGAACCCCTAACAATACTTCATGGAAGTACTTACTAATTGTTTATGCTGAGTGCTGGGATCGATGACGGACAAGTCTGTTTCCCATCGGATGACTTATGATCTGTAAGAAAATCATCATTTTTTCTTCAACATCGAGATGCTTGCTGTAGTAAAGATACCCCATCTCTCGAAAATGGTCACACAAGTGCACAAAGGCATTAATCAGTATACATCCTTATAAGAGTGTAGACTACTTCTAGGGATCCCTCTAATAGTTCTCGCATGTATAATATCCTGTAATAGATGAGGTATATAACTTTTTCCGAACTCTTCTCTGTAGTCTTTGTTGCCTGCGCTTTAAGAGTATCACTAGCAACAACATGTTCAATAACATCAGCTAGAATGCTTTCATTTTCCCCTGTAACATGACAAGGGAAGAGAATTATTGGAGTCACTAAAATATTCAGATAACAAAATTATTGGAGTCACTAAAATAATGTGAAAGTCAAGTTAGAGATGTACGTACCTTTGACGACGATCTTGTTATTGTACTTTACTAATCTCTCTATCTGTCTGACCAAAGACACCAGCAAAATTTGCCGCACAATCACataacatttcataaatgaaatAACCTCTCATAAATGAAAAGAGAGTGCATATAGAAATACACAAACATAACAAAAATTTCCAATAAGCATACCAACCACATAACAACTGAAAGAACATTTAGCCGAAATCAATTCATTAATTAGATGAGTAAATGCAATTCATTAAGTAGATGAGTTTTCAATTCAAGGCACTGTGTTAAAGTAAGACCTCACACATTAAGGTGTAAGCACCTATCCAGACATTCAAAAAGTGACATTAAATTCAAGTGACGGAGTATCTAatatttttctaaaagaaaagaaaggaacAAAATGTGAAACAATATCATCCTAAGGGCGCCAACCCAAAAATGAATTGTGCTTTCTCATCGAGTAATTCCAACATCATAAAGGTCTTTGTCATTTCAAGACTTTGAGCAAGTTTGACCATTGCTACACTATAATCTTCCATTTTCAACTGACTTGCTCCTGATCTTCTCATGTTATTGATGTATACCAGGCACGCTCATAGAGAATAAGCATCATGTTCAGCTATTTCTAATTGTTTTCCTTCCTCTCGCTcagctttcttttcttctttctgttttttgGTTAAGATTTTTTCCTTAACTAGCTCCACAACATCATCAAGTTTCGCATCACCACCTTTGGTTGGTTCAGCTTTTTTCCTCTTTCCTGAGTTGTTTGACGTGTCAGCGGTGCTTTGTGTACCAGAATTGGCATTACTTGAGTCTTCATTCTGATTTACAGCTCTAGAGCTCTGTTGATTACTATAGATTCCCCCACCATAACCATCATATGTCTCACTTTCTCCTCCTACATCGGCATTATCTTTCTATGTTTCTAAATGTGGATGTAGATTTACAGTGTCCACGTGAACATATGACTCTCTCCAGAGGCCAACACTCCTTCGAACAAGTGAAATAATTCCTTTGCGTGCTTTAGTGCAGTATTCTTGAATTGTGGAGCATTTGGTGTGTTATGTCCATAGAGATGAGACCAGTACAACAACCATATTAATATATTCTATGTACTAATGAAAAGATCATTGATAAACCTTTAATAGAAAATAAGTTCAGCAAGACCAGTATACTACTAAAGCTCAACGATAAACCTTAGTTAAGTAATTTTTACATGTAATAGAAAAACTACACCATGTGTCAAGAAGGAAGATACAAGTACATGCACAACGCCACCTCAAATGGTTAGACAGTTGTATCACTACCACACTCcaccttggatgaccaccattagAAACTTATTGCTTTGTCAAAACCTTGCCTGAAAATTTTATCGAGGCAAAAAATGGTCGAATGAGAAAGACAATATTTGATCTTCTGGAATGGTGTCGATTGCCAATACTTTTCTCCTTGGTAGAACTGAGACAGGAAAAACATTAGGAAGAAAAACCTGAATGCATAAAAGAAGAGGAATGACCTTAACCGAGAAGTTATATTTCTGGTGTTAccgttgtctcattaaaaaccttaccAAGTACAAAATCCTTGTAGGAAAGTAACCtcagtgaaggaaaagagttcaacaaacCTCGATATCAATCTTCTCATCATTAGATGCTCCCCTGATGTCGAAATATCCCCATGATTTGCATTTATGATATTACTGTTGTCTCATAAAAATCCTTGCTGAGTAACAAAACCCCGTGGAAAAATGTAACCTCGATGAAGGGAAAGGAGTTAAACATACCATTAGATGCTCCTCTAATGTATGGAAATTTCTTTAGTCCAAAGCATTCATTGGGAGTTTAGGAAATCCCTTCAGTCATACACATGCAATCACAAGCTTCAGACAATTCATTTAGTCATATACATTTTCACATAGAAGTTTGGAAAATCTCTTTAGTCAAATACATCCCACGTTTTTTTCAAATGTGGACTTACGTGATgacttaataaataaatttgccaCATTTTCATCAGACTTTACTTTACTGACTTGAAAATTTAAAAGACATTGTTGTTGTAGATTGTAAAAGAACATCGATGATATATGTTTCGTATTATcacctttgatatacttttgccTCATCTGTTCGATACAAGATGCATTGTCTTCATAAATGAAGGTTTGATCTTCAATGGTAGAAATCAAGCCATATGTCTCTAATGTGTGTAATGATAGATCTTAACCATACAAACTCACGAACCGCCTTATATAAGGCAATGATCTAAGAGTGGTCAGTGGAAGTAACCACAAGGGTTTGCTTGATCGACTTCCAAGATATCATTGTATTCCCAATAGTGAATACATAACCGGTATAGGATCGATCTTTATGTGGGTCTGAGAGGTACCAAGCATCGGGAAAACCaaccaaaatattttatttgaGGCTTTAGTGTAAGGGGTTGTATATTGTACTTATATATGGATATTCAGCTTCCaatacatcttcgtcatcttcctttgtACGAAATGGATATTTATGTACATCTAAAGTTTGACTagtcatgggagtgctagcatgGTGCACTTTCTCCATATTAAATTTCTAGAGTATTTATTGGGCATATGTAGACTGGTGGTTTAATATTCCACAAGCTCGATGTTATAGTTCAAGACTTAAAcacattcgagttttcccaagatctttcatctcgaattcggatttcaaatagtttgtgatttctcttatttcatcaagagtatCTACTATGTTCATATCATCCATATAGACGCTTATAGTTGGAAATATGGagcttgtatttttataaacatGCAGGggaaatatttattatttatatatTCCTTTCCAATCAAATAATGATTGAGGAGGTTATACCACATTCGTCCGGATTGCTTTAATCCGTAAAGTGAGCGTTTAAACTGAATTTTTAACACACTTTGcggtttagagttacttgatttgggCAATGGAAGGCCATCATACACTTTCATGAATCAAGGTCCCATAGAGATATGCCGCAACCATATCCATAAGCTACATATTAAGTCCTTATGaaactaccaagctaactaagtagcggaacgttaTGACATAAATTACAGGAGAGCatgtttcttcatcatcaatctTAGGGTGTTGTGAGAAACCTTGTGGCACAAGGCGATCCCTATACTTTAAtacttcatttttattattatgtTTTCTAACAAATACCCATGTATGTCCTACaggttttacacttggtggggTTAGCACtatcacaccaaatacctgtcttTTTGACAATGAATCTAGTTCAACTCGGATTGCATCTCTCCATTGAGGCCAGTCTGCTCTCTTTTGGTATTCTGCAATAGAGCATGGTTCGATATCATGGTGCTTTATAATCTCTCTAGGAACAGTGTATGCAAATAAATCATCAATATGCGTGGCGGATTTTTCCATCAACACATATACACTTTCACAGTCCATAAAGATTTCTTTTTTCTCTGGAATTAATTCAAACTTCAGATAATTGCCCATTAATGATTCATGAATAGAATTATAATCATATGCAATCTTATGAGATGGATTATCTGCATCGACGATATATGGATCGGTTTCTTCCTTACTCGCGCTTTTCATCCTTGGATAAGTATCAATCTAACTAAGTGGTTTTCCCCTCTTCCTTTTCACGGTCACAACCTCAGCTACACTTCAACCAAGTGCATCCTTGAAACCTCTGTTTAAGGTGTTTTGTCCATGATCAAGGATTTACAACCTTTGAGGCATGTTTGCacctggtatgtgtgatcttgtcactttagcgatatCAGTAAACGCATCAGGCATTGAATCTCCCACATTATAAAGATCAATAATGAAAAAGAGAGGGTATTAAgtacaccatcaactttttcgttcggaaatctataCGACAAAACCTAATACGATCGACAAGTAGATCTACAAAAAAGATCCATGTACTTGATTATAAATACggtttctctctttctcttccacaatcaatatgtaaagaCCAAAGGTCCTCATActtgattgtgtagaagagttcttggaagatctcaaaaatcaatgcccaagatcaatctagtatgTAGTTGAATTGTACAAAAtccgaattcaacaagaacaagtcttgaaGGATCTCAATCAATTAGTGCTCGAAGactatctagattgattacgTACTTCTTGTAATAttactattataaagataaaaaatataatgcggaaaatagaTAACACATGACACCATagattttgttaaccaggaaactaCAATTTGATAGAAAAACTCTAgaacttagtccagattgaacacaaactgATTTAAGTCGTCACACTTCTTTCcaactgttgatacatgaaaaatgatACCCCTTAATGAGACCATGATACCCTCAAGAGGGGAGGTAAAGCCTAGCATGAGATGTGGAGACTTGGGCACAAAGCCCAAGCTCAATGAGAAAATACCCATGAGGTATAAAGGACAAGGAAGGGATTAACAAATAAGgaggaggttatattaaggaatggCATTATAAGTAATTAAGGAGTTTTAAGACATGTGTcgtgatgtcataaaaggagggaCCTTTGGGAAAgtctatgttagagcattgctcggtcgaactcgcatgcgttgctatctcaagcatttttgtcgatgttagtgatcaaaactataagtcttgatttctaatctattatagctaagtatcggactaggatagaaagtgtagttaaccttaaagacttcatggtgattcatcatacaagtagaagaactgctcaaggaaccggtggttctcgacaaaaaggtatgtgaagacttgaacttatctatcactcaaaagtctatctactctatctcctactctttgagaaaagaagtcgtctgttatatatatatacactttgattatacacatttggtatttcgagccgagtatacctcgcctatctatatctcgaaatatgggttggtaagcttttcgctttaaccaagtttatctttaccatgtgacgaaagtcatgatatgtttcaatcatcttgaaaattgctttgacgataaatggtgtaacaactatataacgtcctctaagaatgtttcaatgattaaaatgatagtttagattacataaccaatggtagacataagcattgttgtggaaacacatttatgtataagtcttattccttgaaccaaagtttacgaactttgttgatcaagagaaccgaaagaatggcatgagccaagtccgcgaactgcggaATTTCTCAAACCCaataatttctgttggagttgactaactatttgcgtgaaactaagtccgcaaaccggcgaagttctcatacccgagaatttttgctggagtttgtaaactctgccccgtaacttaagtccgcgaacctagtctgcgaacttgagaaggttatatatctgaagatgatttctgaacttaaacttaaaaatactaaggaatgcagtttgcaaaccgtggctataaaagttcatgaaccgattcaagttaatcaaatcatctttgcttcaactgtgtcttgtgtagtacatgagatttccttgcaattgaacaactctctaactagttcatttgaaatcatttgaactagttatggtgaagaagaacgtggttgatatggaatactcatatggctaaccttttggttaactattgttgaaccaacaagtgcatacgtttgggtacggttaacaaacctagaagcgtgcattgtcaagtgtgtgtaacaagataagttttcgatctaacggttaagaaatattagcttgaatctaattaggttttcatctaacggtgaatattgaatgctttgttactaagctaacattaattgcaaaccctgatttgaaagactatataaggggaactctagtatctgtgcaaaactaatccccacacctcacgtgtgatactagttttcatactagagtTGGTTccactttaacctttggttttcttcttctaaaaccaggttaacgacttaaagacttcattgggattgtgaagccagaccgatactacttttatcatagttgtgtgatctgatcttgcatcttctatcgtacgagtaaaatcatattgattggcttgagattgatatctccgataggcaagatataaaaagtaatcacaaacatcttcgtctcattgtttgtgattccgcaacatcttgtttcgctaccatacgattaagattgttgtgaggtgattgataactctaagttgttcttcgggaatataagaccggattatcaattggttcctgttcaccttgattattatcaaaatacggaaaaaaaaacctttagggtttatctgtgggagacagattgatcctttgatagacttatccgtatgaaacatatttgtttattgtcaaatcttcgactttgggtcgtaacaactcttagttgtgggtgagatcagctaagggaatctagcgcgcagtatcctgctgggatcagaggcgtagggagtacaactgtaccttggatcagtgggagactgattggggtttaactacagtccattccgaagttagcttggagtaggcttgtGTATGTagatgcttaatacagtgtgtgttcaatctggactaggtcccggggtttttctgcatttgtggtttcctcgttaacaaaattctggtgtctgtgttatttctgcttccgcattatattgtgtatctttataattgaaataatacaggttgtgcgttgtagatcatcaattagaatatccaacctttggttgttgatttaaattgattgatccttggatattggtctttggtaccatccaagttattccttgaattttattaaagactcgctgatttttattagcttgagtaaatcaaatcaagagagagatattaactcctcgagatacttttacctagattgagtatgactgtctagttgattctctagaaagtatttcggagttagcccatacagattgctaagcgaaatattgggtggtgttccccgctttttcaattggtatatatcagagcaggcaaacacgttcaagaccttacaagtctgtgtttgtatcgatctgactctatggacaagagtactatctctgataaacgcgtcgccagaaataaaagttttatctCGTCTAATTTTATTAAAAAGGAAGGTTCCtgaatctcgaatatagatgaatctTCTGTACtagacgagacagacaaacactgacatgtgtgatcccgattacccttcaaaacaGTGCTtctccattaatgaacgggattcagcCGAATAGAGTGAATTTATtcaaaatcttgttagaatccaagctgatagatttaatcggttgaagcaccatgtcaatgttctacttggtgtaataagatattgcaaatccaaaggtaatGTTGAAGATCATTTTTCGTGTACGATTCTTGAAGCTAGCCTCaaaagagatgccttgga encodes:
- the LOC113354396 gene encoding putative ubiquitin-like-specific protease 1B, coding for MYINQEQYMTPDSLRSTTTSSSRSRNSISRIDQYPKPTQSIKREIHGPCRNHKFRRSPDVVTNTFSQENQYKMMLIHRYEQAKSSALDTFRYLRKSDFETRSSSKKDVISEASSLDEDSLQRTPVSAGSTDSSLHRKYANCTDNRSRGLLFTGLSVEWSLRSCRKGHESAEKQKLDVNNLTSEVRERLIIAKEPLNKQEEGFSELFAPLTEAEQNQVSIAFARVNRQKILVAHQHSNIEITGQILQCLKPRGWLNDEVINVYFGLLKEREQREPKKFLKCHFFNTFFYKKLISARDGYDFKAVRRWTTLKKIGYHLLECDKIFVPIIKNLHWCLAVINKKDQKFQYFDSLKGIDYQVLEALARYYMDEVKDKSGEDINTASWTFECPHDIPTQENGSDCGMFMIKYADFFSRGLSLCFSQKDMPYFRERTAVEILSLTVE
- the LOC113352598 gene encoding uncharacterized protein LOC113352598; this encodes MEDVHPNCSFGCNTSETIEHLLITCPYAKSVWAIEPNLIYVNPDNTSSFLEICKTWIRRLDSGIPIEIILTKAWFIWKERCNRVFEQKQQTKTPLGLEIQRFLDFWYKSNMPPTQFIKGKLKIQNWSLPNTSQFKLNIDAAWISLDFPAGFSLILRNDVGDFELGRAGPFTASSPEKAEAIGLLQSVNWAVEKGLSNFTVEGDLPRTANNVADVLAKEAKSCS